From the genome of Clarias gariepinus isolate MV-2021 ecotype Netherlands chromosome 28, CGAR_prim_01v2, whole genome shotgun sequence, one region includes:
- the rpl15 gene encoding 60S ribosomal protein L15: MGAYKYMQELWRKKQSDVMRFLLRVRCWQYRQLSALHRAPRPTRPDKARRLGYKAKQGYVIYRVRVRRGGRKRPVPKGATYGKPVHHGVNQLKFARSLQSVAEERAGRHCGGLRVLSSYWVGEDSTYKFFEVVLVDIFHKAIRRNPDAQWITKAVHKHREMRGLTSAGKKSRGLGKGHKFHLTIGGSRRAAWRRRNTLQLHRYR; encoded by the exons ATGGGTGCGTACAAGTACATGCAGGAGTTATGGAGGAAGAAGCAGTCAGATGTGATGCGCTTTCTGCTGCGTGTTCGTTGCTGGCAGTACCGTCAGCTCTCCGCCCTGCACCGCGCTCCCAGACCCACCAGACCCGACAAGGCACGGAGACTGGGCTACAAGGCCAAGCAAG GTTacgtcatctaccgggtgcgcgTTCGCCGCGGTGGCCGTAAACGCCCCGTGCCCAAAGGTGCCACATACGGCAAGCCCGTGCATCACGGTGTCAACCAGCTGAAGTTCGCTCGCAGCCTGCAGTCCGTCGCTGAG gAGCGTGCTGGGCGTCACTGCGGTGGTCTCCGTGTGCTGAGCTCCTACTGGGTGGGTGAAGACTCCACATACAAATTTTTCGAGGTGGTCCTGGTCGACATCTTCCACAAGGCCATCAGACGCAACCCAGACGCACAATGGATCACAAAGGCTGTGCACAAGCACAGGGAAATGCGTGGCCTCACGTCAGCCGGCAAGAAGAGCCGTGGTTTGGGCAAGGGCCACAAGTTCCACCTTACCATCGGCGGTTCTCGCCGTGCGGCCTGGAGGAGACGCAACACTCTGCAGCTGCACCGTTACCGCTAA
- the nkiras1 gene encoding NF-kappa-B inhibitor-interacting Ras-like protein 1 translates to MGKGCKVVVCGWASVGKTAILEQLLYGNHTPGAETNETQEDIYVASVETDRGVREQLRLYDTRGLQDGQELPKHYYSVADGFVLVYSVDSMESFKKVDVLKKEIDKSRDKKEVMVIVLGNKADLLEQRQVEQEVAQQWARAEKVKLWEVSVAERGSLIEPFTTLTSRLTQPQSKSAFPLPGRKSKGTPSNDI, encoded by the exons ATGGGAAAAGGCTGTAAGGTGGTGGTCTGTGGTTGGGCCTCTGTTGGTAAAACGGCGATTCTCGAGCAGTTATTGTACGGAAACCATACGCCCG GTGCTGAAACAAACGAAACGCAGGAAGACATCTACGTGGCCTCTGTGGAGACGGACCGCGGCGTGAGAGAACAGTTACGTTTATACGACACCAGGGGGCTCCAGGACGGCCAGGAGCTGCCGAAACACTACTACTCTGTGGCTGATGGCTTTGTTCTGGTCTACAGCGTCGACAGTATGGAGTCCTTCAAGAAAGTTGACGTCCTGAAGAAGGAAATCGACAAATCAAGGGATAAAAAAGAG GTGATGGTGATCGTCCTGGGTAACAAGGCGGACCTGCTCGAGCAGCGTCAAGTGGAGCAGGAAGTGGCTCAGCAGTGGGCTCGGGCTGAGAAAGTGAAACTGTGGGAGGTGAGCGTGGCCGAGCGCGGCTCGCTCATCGAGCCCTTTACCACTCTCACCAGCCGTCTCACACAGCCTCAAAGCAAGTCGGCTTTCCCCCTGCCCGGCCGCAAGAGCAAGGGGACTCCCTCCAACGACATCTGA